The Sesamum indicum cultivar Zhongzhi No. 13 linkage group LG6, S_indicum_v1.0, whole genome shotgun sequence genomic interval GTGCAACTATCTTAAACTCTCACTACCAAAGTTCTAAGATTTTACCTATAATCGCCAAAACTACTGTAATGCGTCTGTCAAGTTCTAGAACTAGGCCAAAATTACACTCAACTCTAAATACGCTAGCTATTAGTTTGACCTGATGCACCGTCTTCCCTACCTTGCATACCTAAACTACCGACACAATTAGCTATCCACAGGCAACGTCATGAAATTAACCCATTTACAGAGACGACGTAAACCACAATACACACAACACTGGGTGTTGGATGCACATGTTACTTAGCCTTGGTGGTGGCAGGAGTTTCCTCGGCTCTAGTCTTGTTAAATGATCTCTGGTTCTCCAGTACCGGCACAAATGCTTCCGTTGTTTTCTTCAGGACATCATTTGCTCCTCTCTCAGCTCCACGCGGACTCACCAAATTCTTCTCAACATCTTCAAACTTGGCTGTGGCCAATGGTGCAGTGCCCACGGTCTTGCCAGAACTTGGCCCTTCTATCGTCAATGCGGCAGCATCATCTCTAGAAGCATACCAGGTATTGCCACAGGCAACACATTCCAGCTGAGAACACAACACAAAGTAACCTAGTTATAGCACATCGGATACCAGATCTATGATGAGCAAAAAGGGTCCCAGAAAAGACAGCAAGACATGCAATATGATCTGATTGTtcagcaaaagaaaataacaacaTCCATTGGTCAACCTGCCAGCAGAAATAAGAAGCTTGGCGACATATGATCCATTAACCAGTTACATACTTATAATCAATCTTCAACTCTCATGTTTAATAGTTTGAGAAGTGTCAATCTTCAATCATACTTACatctcaataattttaagtgAGAGTTTGGGCCCAAATCAATCTACCAAGTCTCGAGTGCTCTGAGCTTTAGCCAATAACAATGTTACTTTCACATAAAGTAGAATAAATTGAAGCAGCCAATTTAAGAACCTGGTAGCGGTCGCCATGTCCGGTTTGAATAATATCTATCAAACCCACTTGTTTCTCCATGCATCTTTTACAACGAGCATCAGTCATCTGGCCCCATTAAATAGaacccataaaataaaacagaaagaTACCAAATTAGAAAACCaagtaatgaaaattttgacaaagaGAAgctagaaaaatttaatatccATTTTACAAGCAAAATCAAGTCTCTTCCACAAAATGATGACATAAGAACACACTGAATAACCTGCATGCGCCCCGACTCCTCTGGCTGCCTGCTTGCCAGTTCCTCTGCTGTTAACCCCTCCTGAGAGAACAGAGAAGTATAAGTAAAAAGTTTCGGCCAAAATTAGATTTAGACACCATGCAAATTCCTAGTTGGATAGTAAACGCCAGCTAAGCCAAATACAATAGCATGAGGCTCAGAATAAGTCGAGTGCATGAGAAGGCTCAATGATTTAAAAAGCTTTTTTGCTAGGTTAACACAAAGCCAGAAGGTCTGAGAAAAGATAGCACAAGTAACTTCCAGTCAACAAGTTATCATATAAACAGACTTGTGTAGAAGGATAACAATGTCAAGCCATTGTTGAATTCAACTCCTAACTTCCACATTGATATTAAAACCACAAACATATCCTGtaattccaaaaataaaaacatccAACAGATGCGAGcacaaataaattacaacaagaattacccataaattaaatcagaaaaaaattggcaaaaaCCTGCACCTTTAATTCATTAGGTGACATATTCAGTATCTGAGCAGGATCCAACTCCTTATTCAAGAAACGGCGAGCTAATACAGCATTGCTCTGTCATAAATTagcaaattcaaagaaaaagcAGAAGTTAGATATGAACATCGAAAATAGAACAGAAGCGGCATACATAACAAATGAGATCTAGATCATTTAAAATCAAGCATTGCGAATAGAAATCCATAGTCACTGAAACAAAATTACTACAACCTCAATGTATGAGATAACCAACAATAAGTTGGGCACCTGCATGCACAAACTTATAATGCAAACCAGTAATGCTACCTTCAGATTGAATGCTAATTGCCGCATCTTTTGGTTATACTTCTGAAAATCAGCAGAAAGTGTATCATGTGCAGCATTCTCAAGAGCAGCCACTACCGGAACAGCTGCATCTGGCCAGTCAAATGATCCACCACCctataaaacaaacatagaAGGGAAACATTAAGAAGTTTCCATCAATCAGATTTATAACAGAAAAATATCTCCACAAATATTCCAATTTTCTGACCAAAGATCACACACATTTTGAATCTTGTCATGAGATTCATTTCCGTGATTTTGATTCTTGTTGTCACTGTGTTCTTCCACATCATTCTGCTGACTGGGCACAGGAGCACATACGAATTGAATTGATTGAAGAAGCTTTTCCAACCACTTGTCACGTTGTGTTTCCCCTGTCAGCAgcttaaaatttgaaagaatagTGTAATATTCTGATGCAATACCACCAGCACTTCCAGGAGTTTCTGCTTTAAATGATTGAGATCTACCTACTCCTTCGTCCTCCCTAGAAACGTCCAAAGGTGACACATTCCTCCTTCTCAAAAGTCGcttattctttatttgatCTTCATGATCAACATTAGCGTCCCCAGGCTCAAGGTCAGGAAGGTCTCCAAGCCTTGCAAGGGTCTTTTGAACAAGAAGATCAATCTCATGCTGTTTGTTGTCTTCATAGTCTTTGTCTGTTAACTTAAAGAGCCGCCTCTGTTCAGTGTCATATACTTTTTGCACAATGAAGCCAGGGTGTTGTTTGCGATGTGGAATCTGCTTATGTAGAGGTATAAAGTGCACCACACACTTGTGCATCACAGATTCTGCAGGTACTTCATCCCTGTGGAAACTATAGAACAGTTCCCTAGTATCACTTGATTGCCAATTTCCACCTCCCCTTTTTTCTGCCTCCTCCGGACGATAGAACCACTGTCCTGTAACCATCATAGCCCCTTCCCGGGTTTGAGCAATGTCCTGTAAGCAAAATAAGAACTTAATACCACTTACAGCAAAGATAAAATCTTATAGCAAAAAGGAAACATCATTACATGGCAACATGTTTCTGAGACAAGGTATTACATTTTCAGGCACAAACTGTCATAACTTAAAAGAGTCAATAAAGGACACCATAAGATACTCCCAATCACCCTTTAATGTCGGGAACAGCACAGCATAACTATAGGTGGGTAAGAAATTCTCTAAAAAGCAcccaaaataatgaaaattctaAAGAAACTTTAAGATGATCCAACCCTACACTTCAAGCTTTGATTacataaacaataaaacaTTTGCCTAACTGAAGAGCACTCAAGATGAAAACCTAGCATCCTCACCTGTAGGCCAAGATAATAGCAAGAGAAcattttttcctcaaaaaatcAATGACATCAATACAATATTTTCCACACCAGAAGGCTGTCAACGTGGCTCCAAGTTCTCAAAATGTTATTCTCCaggaaataaaatttgtatgtCATCGAATGACCTTATTCTTTAGAGGCACTCAGGCATTCGAGAGAGAGATTACCTTAATTATTGCCACATAGGGCTTCTGATTTCCTTTCTCAGGAACTAAAAGCACTGGATCctcctaaaaataaatcaagataATATGAGATTTCGACCAACTCAGCAGAAAACAATCGAACATGTTGGTTAACACCAGCACAATGTCCGAAGAAAACATTCTTTTACGAATTTAAGAAACAGCAGAAAAACAATCCACCAAATATCCTTGTCCTGAATGATCTGCGGAGTTACAGGAGTTGGACTGAGAGATGCATGCCAGATGGAACTATAATGATGTTTCATTTTCAGAGAAAGTGTTAAAAAGAATTGTTCAGGTAatggtttttctttctttagaACGCCCTTTATCCATAAATAACATGGGAAAGAATTCAGCTTTTCAAGTGTTTGAATATGATTTATGGTATACACATGTTTCCTAGACATCCAAGATTCCACATGCACATATACCACCAGGAGTGACAGTTGAGAAGGAGAGAAAGAGATACatagatattttttgtataaacagTTTATACCACAAAAcagaaatcaaatataaacaaacaacCTAAAGAGAAAAACACAACAGGCGATTCTCAATTATTAAATGGTACGCCATAATTATTACGAAAATACTTAGTGTGGCTTAATTGTACAGACTACACCAGTATTTGTCTGAATCACATACCCATCTCTGGTCAAAACTGAGATACAACTATTACTTCTAATTCAAACTAACATGCAAGCCTTCTTTATAGGTCGATTTTGCATAACCTCTTCATATTCCTTGCCTTGGCATCACCTGTTCTAAAATTTACATCACCAAGTCTCCAAAGTGCTTAGAGTATCTAGAACCTCAACCATTGATGGCAAAAGGGTTAAAGAGACAATTGAGATCAAATCTTATCTGCCGTTCATTATCCCAAACTACAAACTCAATTTGATTCAATCTTTTAAATCTCCATTATGGTTGAAGAGGAGTGAGAAACAGTGTTCAATAACAAAAGTAGCAGCAACTTACAAACCAAGGTCAAAATAAGTCTTAAACCTccagaaaagaataaaatgacACAAATCAACAGGAGCCCAAGGAAACCCTAAATGTACAAATATGGAGGAAAAAGCGCCAAATAGCCTGTTGCCACTCAAAATTCACATCACAGCAACCAATAACAAAAACACTCACAAGCTGATACTGAAGACCATCGTACTCGAAGGAAGCGTAATGACTCCTCCTCCCCCTCCCTTTCCCCGAAACCCTAACCACCTCACCCAGCGGCTGTGCTTCCAAATCCTCCTGCTCCTCGTTTTCACTGGAGGCATCAGGCTCAGGCTCAGGCTCTTcgctcttcttcttcttcttcttattcttGTTATTCTTATCTTGCTCACTCAATTTCgcttcctcctcttcctcaTCGTCATCTGGGAGGTGTACCTTTTTACGCTTCCTCTGGTTCTGATTTTCATCGCCTTTTGAGTTCCGAGAAGGCGGCACCGTATTATCCTCCTCGTCGCTGATAGCCACCTGCGCGAACCGACGATTACCCATCTCGTGCGTGAGTATGAGTGGCAATTTTCAGTTTGCGCGCGCGAAAAAGGGACTATTGGAGGCGGTGTTGCTTTGGTGTCAATTTTGGAAAACGCTTTTCCCCCTCACTCCATGTTGGGCTTTGTGGCAAAAAAGGAATAAGAAGAGACGAGTATGTGTAgttatcttttcctttttgagTCTGTTGCTGTATTTTTTGGTGTTTAGCTTCTCTGCCTGTTGCTTTGTTTGAACGTCTTTGtaagaaaagaattgatttttggaaaatataaatatcatccATCGCTTTTCtctcaaaacaaaaaaaaatgaaaaacagaaAGACAGGACAGAGATGAAATGCAATAAGAGGGAGGAGGAAAAGTGGGAGAAAAAAATAGGGGCgactatataaataaatcatcaaattcgtttaaaaaattaagtgtatctctttttttgtttttgtataaagttcaaatataaattttacaagaaTGAGATTTGTAATGTGGatctttaataatatatgaacttTAGGCTCCTATAATTTGTATGAattcttctaaaaaattaattattttattaaactattatttataaattgaaaaactaattatatatttgatggtgCAATTCGATTATTAGAGAAAAATTTTTAACCAAACCCATAGTACAGTGTAATCTtactctaattttaaaattacaatttgaaaattaaattataaaaacaatttGATTCGATTTAATTCGGgctgtttgaaaatttttttgtcaccCTAATATGACTGAAGTAGCaatttttctcataaattgatgttgtatttttatattaaatatttatttatatatcatgtatataaaatacattttaatatatataaatatgaatagtATAACTTacaacagaaaattcaataaattctgGCTGATGTAGCTGGCACATCTCTAATATGCATATTTAAATCTGTGGAATCATCAACATATTTAAATCGAATCGCATACAGGAAATTCAAGTGATATAGCGACAGAAAATCAATGTTATACGTACGGATCGTTTTTAGAGTCCACCACCCGAAACAAATAATTTCTGGAGATTCTACAAACATTGCACAATGGGGCCACACAGAGGCATACCTGCAAATTTAGGCATATGGTTCCTAGAgaacaaaattcaagaatggCATTTCAGACACGAAAAGTGCATCAGAAAAGTCAGCAAAATCCACAATCTAAGTTCAGTAGGAATCGAGTGTCGGCcttaagtgaaaaaaaaacaagaaaatattaatcttaAACTGCAACTCGATCGGGAATGAAATGGCAATGCATTCTGCATCCAGCCAGAATAGCAGGAAAAGATGGCAATGCCCAAATCTTTTAAGAGTGTGATTGAGGAGCGAATGTAACTTCATTTACACATCAGAAATGCCATCCAGCTAACTGTACTTCTGCTCATTCAGGAATCAAATTGTCATTGTCTGCATCACCTTCGTCCTCAATTTTAGGCTTTGACGGACCCTGACCTGCTCCAGGAGCCTGCTTCTTCTTGATCCCGCTAACTATATCATCAATTCTCAAAAGCATGCAAGCAGCTTCAATGGCTGTCTTAAATGCCTGCGCCTTTACAGTGTATGAATCCCATATCTGAACATCCACACATACCAGTGAATTAATGAATCCAGAAAAGGTTGAATAAACTACATTCAGTACAAGCACAAAAAATTTGTGTGAGAGAAGTTAAACGCAAAACAGACAAATAATTTACAACTTAAAAAACTTGGATGAAGATGAAATCCACAAATTCAAGTGACCAGATGATgggaaacaagaaaattcagCAGCAAAATGACATGTGATCTCTCTGTTGGTATAAACTTTGATAGTCACTAGCAAATTCATAAGAGACCCATCTCATCACCTCGCTCATGATTACATAACAATAAAGAGGTACTTCCTGTTGGGGAAAGAAATACATAGCAAGGGAAGAACTTCAAGGGCCAACCTGTGTGTATTTGAGATATTACTCTTAGCAGCCATTTGCAAACTGATAACAACTGACTACCCATGATTCCACCGAAAACAAAGAGATAGAGAAGAGGGAAGGTAAACTAAAACTTCATACCTTACGCTCTTTCATGTCCGTAATTTCACCAGTATTCCCATCTATGCCAATCCATGCATTCTCACCATTTGCATGCtaaaaagatgaaaacatataaaaatgacAATGGGGCACAGGAGCTTGTATGAAAATGCAAGAACAAAATGGAAGGATGTCATACCTTTCCTTGTAAAGTAGTCATAGTCCGTATCACATTGACACCACAGTTCTGGGCCAAAGTTCTTGGTATAGCTTCAAACGCAATTGCAGCAGCTTCATAAGGCCACTGTTCACAATGCATAAAAGGAGGTTTTTCAAAACCATATACAAGATAATGCATAAAAGGAGGCCACATTCATCTATGTCCTAAGATATTAGGTGCATGAGCCAGTTGTAGTGGCATGAAAGGATTTATCTAGAGAAGTTTAGAAGAGTCACTTCTCTTAAATGAAAGCAGACTGCTAATATTTCTTTGGTAAGAATCTCATTTGACATAATAGCCTGGTTCATGCTCTATACAACAATCACTACAAGGTAAACTGAACAAAATTgaagacaagaaaatgaacacCCAGTATTGATGCAGTTCCtgaacaaataaatcaacGTAACATTTCGATGGTGGAGTTTACAGATACTCAAGGTGGTCGTAAACCATGAAGATTATTGCTGAGATCAAATACAGAAGCACACGGCaattttttaccttttctaTGCCTTCAATGGATGAGCTCTTCTGCTTTAACATAGCTGATACAGTCAGCTCAGTGGCACCTCCACCAGGAACaagttttggattttttattatgtttcttGCTACAGACATTGCATCCTGCGTACAAACACATATTGAAAATCAGAAACCGCttgtacaaataaaaaaaatactggGATATCAAAACTCACAAATACCTGTAAATTTCTCTCCACTTCATTCAGCAGGTCCTTGCTGGCACCTCTAAGAAGTACTGTGCATGCTTTTGGATCCTTGCAGTCAACAATGAAAGCAAAGAATTCATCTCCAATTTTTCGTACCTCAAATAGTCCAGCACCAGTACCAACATCAGATTCCTGCAATTCGTCAGGTCTGTTAACAATTACTGCGCCACAAGCCTTGGCAATTCTGTTGTTGTCAGTCTTCCTTAGCCTTCTGATTGCACTGACACCAGCCTTGCTAAGATAATGGCAAGCAAGATCACTGAGCCCCTTTTCTGTTATTACTAGATCTGGTTTGAATTTTAGTATCTGCATACATAGGTTCTCAATGTATTCCTCTTCCATTTTCAGTAAGACACTCCAATCTTCTTCTCGTAGCAACTCCGCATTCGTTTGGTTCTCACCTTTCTTGTACTCAAGAGGACAATCGAGAAGAATAATTCTTGGATTTAGTATCTTCCTTCTCATTTTACCAGGAGCAACAACATCCTTGTTAATCATGACTCCTTTTAAAACTTTTGAGTCCTCCAACTGACCACCAGGAACCTTTTCTACCTTAATGTACTTCTTGATATCTACCTCACGCAATCCTTGGCCGACCTCCACACCGACCGTGGTTGTGGCATCTATTGCTAAGTCCTGAAAGTTTCACCAAGAAAAACCCCATGAATGCAACAGAAATGACATTGtaacaacaaaaaacaacTTCAAATACTGTCTTATCAACATGACAAAGCTGTAATTTTACAACCATGTCTCACGCATAAAtgcaacataaatatataattttactgaCTTTGTCAGAATGAAAGTGGGCAGGCAGATGCCCATGGTACTATGAGATATAGATCTACTTGATCAACCTGAATTGATTCGTTTTCAAACTCAACCATATACAGACCACACCAGCAGTATTCACAATTCCACTATCCAGCACCGAACTGAATATGTTGGATGggcattcatttaatttttaagttcacTAAAGGCATTAGGTCTATCACAGTTCACTATGCCCAGCGGGTTaccaagttttttattttattattgcaataattttgtagaaATGTTAAAAGcattaaattacaattcaaGTTAACTCCTATATTATTTAGCTTGTAAAAATACATCCAACCAACCCATAAATTTCTCTAATTCCAGGTCTGGCTGACCCCAGCAAAACAAGTGTTCTAGTGCCAGATTCTTGGcctaaatatttaaacaaatcaaGGCATCTAAATACCATAAGATTCAACACTTCAGCAATGATCATACCAATCTCTTTTCCACaactttatttctttatttctccattttttccGACATTATTTTCTGCTGTATATGGACCCAAAAtattaccaaattattttggtaAATGACCAAACTAAACCATTTAAATCAGTTCAATAGcaatttgcaaaaataatagctgaaatttgcattaactgattaatcaaatttcatggtcACTTTACCAAATTCCCTAGTTCCAACTTACTCCAACCTATGACCTAGAAACCCTACTAAGACCACACTGTGGTCAAAATCTCAGCTTCACCTGAACCAAAACCCACACGAACCACATTTCTTCTAATCTAAATCATTATGTTTGACAACCTTTCAACCATCTGTCCATCACTCTGAGTCATGATGTGCAGAAACATCCCATAGAGAATGGAACTCAGCAATTTCCTTGCTCAGTCAGAGCATGTACAACTGGGATACTCTTCCACTGGCAATCCCAAATtttgttgtctttttctttccgGATAAAATGAAGTCAAATGTCATTATCAGCATCTTTAAGCaagggaagaagaagattgGCCATCAAGGCAGGATGAGTGAGGAGCAGATCAAAGTACTACGGACAAACAATAACCAGCGAAGAAATACTTACAGCAATCAGATCCCCAAATTGACTGGTAAACTTTGTACCAATACAACTCTTGACAAGCCCCAACATTGAACCACCTGCCAAATGAGAAACACACTTGAATAAGCACTTGAAGATAAAaagaaactaaataaattgTCCTGTTTCAAGTGATACATCAGAAGCCCTAAATAGCCATCTTATGACTAACTTAAACTATTCTCCAGTTTGATTAGTTCTACTATGGCATTTGCAAGATGGTGGGCTAATTGGATTCTCCAAGAAAGgagaaaacaataaaacatGAAAAGGGTAAAACATTCTGATCatcaaataaacttttaattacaGAAAGAAACACATCAAAGAAGCAGTATGGTCTGAAACAGGGTTTTTGCAAGATGTTCAACTCTTCCAACCTGGAAAATCATACCAAACTTCTTCAAGACTCCAGCATTGATTTTATGTTACCATAAATGCATATTCATGCAATACTGTAAAAGAAGGGATAGAGCCTGATGCAAACATAAGCTGGCCAACCAAGTGAGTTAGAAAGGGATACTTATCCTAGTGAACATAAAGTATCGATTCCTAGAGGTATTTTTCAAACACAAGGTAAGTAGAAGGTGGCTCTCATAATCTTGATCAGCATTAAACCTTATTACAAAATCATTATTTCAGTTAATATGCCAAAAATGGAAACTATTCCAGTTTAGAAGTTTTAGGTATATAAAACTGGATCTCATTGTCGCTTGATTTTTcgaaagataaaagcaaaaaacTTACGATCCTTTACGTCTACAGTCATTGCAATTTTGTCAAGCACAGCAACAGCATCTTCTAGAGCTTTATTATAAGCTgcaagaagagaaagaaacttTTTACTGTCAAGATAGCCCACagaacaaattttattaagatgaaataaaaatcaccTATTACCTCTACAGATGACTGTTGGATGATAATTCTTGTCAATGAAGGCTTCCGCAACATGGAGCATTTCACCAGCTTCAATGTATAGATTCAATACAAGGGAATCAGTTAACTCTTATATCTaaaaagaacatataaatGTCTTATAAATCTTTTAATAGTCAATCAGTCAAGAGTTCACATTTTTGCATGAAAAGAATACCATTAGTTGTAAGAGCACATCATGACATAGTAGAATAACACAAATACCCCACCACAAGAGTGCACACACATGTACGGTGAAACAGCATGTCTAATCAGTAGAAAGATGCCCATAAAATTGCCTCAAAACAGGGCTAATCATTTATATGCAGTAAACAGTGTACGTAGAAGTGCACACTTACATAAGTACCATTTATATGCATTGCAAATGTGCCGTTAAAATGCATGAAGTATCATAAACAAATGAATCAGATTACATGTGCAATACATACCAAGCACAATCACAGATGTTGTCCCATCTCCTACCTCCTCATCCTGTGTTCGACTTAGTTCAATCATTGACTGCCACCATAATAAAGACAAGCACATGTCAGAAGGCAATGAAGTCATAGAGTCCAGTCAGGTGTAGATTAATAGACTACCACaggtttaata includes:
- the LOC105164231 gene encoding uncharacterized protein LOC105164231 isoform X1 — protein: MGNRRFAQVAISDEEDNTVPPSRNSKGDENQNQRKRKKVHLPDDDEEEEEAKLSEQDKNNKNKKKKKKSEEPEPEPDASSENEEQEDLEAQPLGEVVRVSGKGRGRRSHYASFEYDGLQYQLEDPVLLVPEKGNQKPYVAIIKDIAQTREGAMMVTGQWFYRPEEAEKRGGGNWQSSDTRELFYSFHRDEVPAESVMHKCVVHFIPLHKQIPHRKQHPGFIVQKVYDTEQRRLFKLTDKDYEDNKQHEIDLLVQKTLARLGDLPDLEPGDANVDHEDQIKNKRLLRRRNVSPLDVSREDEGVGRSQSFKAETPGSAGGIASEYYTILSNFKLLTGETQRDKWLEKLLQSIQFVCAPVPSQQNDVEEHSDNKNQNHGNESHDKIQNGGGSFDWPDAAVPVVAALENAAHDTLSADFQKYNQKMRQLAFNLKSNAVLARRFLNKELDPAQILNMSPNELKEGLTAEELASRQPEESGRMQMTDARCKRCMEKQVGLIDIIQTGHGDRYQLECVACGNTWYASRDDAAALTIEGPSSGKTVGTAPLATAKFEDVEKNLVSPRGAERGANDVLKKTTEAFVPVLENQRSFNKTRAEETPATTKAK
- the LOC105164231 gene encoding uncharacterized protein LOC105164231 isoform X3, which encodes MGNRRFAQVAISDEEDNTVPPSRNSKGDENQNQRKRKKVHLPDDDEEEEEAKLSEQDKNNKNKKKKKKSEEPEPEPDASSENEEQEDLEAQPLGEVVRVSGKGRGRRSHYASFEYDGLQYQLEDPVLLVPEKGNQKPYVAIIKDIAQTREGAMMVTGQWFYRPEEAEKRGGGNWQSSDTRELFYSFHRDEVPAESVMHKCVVHFIPLHKQIPHRKQHPGFIVQKVYDTEQRRLFKLTDKDYEDNKQHEIDLLVQKTLARLGDLPDLEPGDANVDHEDQIKNKRLLRRRNVSPLDVSREDEGVGRSQSFKAETPGSAGGIASEYYTILSNFKLLTGETQRDKWLEKLLQSIQFVCAPVPSQQNDVEEHSDNKNQNHGNESHDKIQNGGGSFDWPDAAVPVVAALENAAHDTLSADFQKYNQKMRQLAFNLKSNAVLARRFLNKELDPAQILNMSPNELKEGLTAEELASRQPEESGRMQMTDARCKRCMEKQVGLIDIIQTGHGDRYQSTRDLVD
- the LOC105164231 gene encoding uncharacterized protein LOC105164231 isoform X2; translation: MGNRRFAQVAISDEEDNTVPPSRNSKGDENQNQRKRKKVHLPDDDEEEEEAKLSEQDKNNKNKKKKKKSEEPEPEPDASSENEEQEDLEAQPLGEVVRVSGKGRGRRSHYASFEYDGLQYQLEDPVLLVPEKGNQKPYVAIIKDIAQTREGAMMVTGQWFYRPEEAEKRGGGNWQSSDTRELFYSFHRDEVPAESVMHKCVVHFIPLHKQIPHRKQHPGFIVQKVYDTEQRRLFKLTDKDYEDNKQHEIDLLVQKTLARLGDLPDLEPGDANVDHEDQIKNKRLLRRRNVSPLDVSREDEGVGRSQSFKAETPGSAGGIASEYYTILSNFKLLTGETQRDKWLEKLLQSIQFVCAPVPSQQNDVEEHSDNKNQNHGNESHDKIQNGGGSFDWPDAAVPVVAALENAAHDTLSADFQKYNQKMRQLAFNLKSNAVLARRFLNKELDPAQILNMSPNELKEGLTAEELASRQPEESGRMQMTDARCKRCMEKQVGLIDIIQTGHGDRYQLRALETW
- the LOC105164091 gene encoding T-complex protein 1 subunit gamma produces the protein MHAPVLVLKDSLKRESGSKVHHANIQASKAVADIIRTTLGPRSMLKMLLDAGGGIVVTNDGNAILRELDVAHPAAKSMIELSRTQDEEVGDGTTSVIVLAGEMLHVAEAFIDKNYHPTVICRAYNKALEDAVAVLDKIAMTVDVKDRGSMLGLVKSCIGTKFTSQFGDLIADLAIDATTTVGVEVGQGLREVDIKKYIKVEKVPGGQLEDSKVLKGVMINKDVVAPGKMRRKILNPRIILLDCPLEYKKGENQTNAELLREEDWSVLLKMEEEYIENLCMQILKFKPDLVITEKGLSDLACHYLSKAGVSAIRRLRKTDNNRIAKACGAVIVNRPDELQESDVGTGAGLFEVRKIGDEFFAFIVDCKDPKACTVLLRGASKDLLNEVERNLQDAMSVARNIIKNPKLVPGGGATELTVSAMLKQKSSSIEGIEKWPYEAAAIAFEAIPRTLAQNCGVNVIRTMTTLQGKHANGENAWIGIDGNTGEITDMKERKIWDSYTVKAQAFKTAIEAACMLLRIDDIVSGIKKKQAPGAGQGPSKPKIEDEGDADNDNLIPE